CATTTTCAGTGGCTGGTGATGTTGACCGTTGACGTGTCCGGAGCAGTCGAGTCGGGTATCTACATTTAGATTTGTAtgcctacagatctgagatattcatttgtgttctgcagaagaaagaaagtcacacacatctggggtggcatgagggtgagtaaatgatgacagaactttcaattttgggtgaactgcccctttaagcaCAACCACATAAGCCTTAGTCTATCCCACATcataacacacacaaatagaGAAATAATTTCAAGACTTGCCTTTTAACTGAGTGGATCTCCGTTTCTGGTTTCTCCAGTGTTGTGGTGTCTTTCTCCTGTACACGCACACTTTTTGCTTGAATCCATGAAATTGTGTTGTAGGTCCACATTTGTAATCCAGCAGGAAAACACTTTAAATGTCCTCATTTAATTTCTTAcaccaatcagtttgaaaaatgAGAGTGAATATATATTGCTAATACAACAATGAATTGTGAAATGATAGCGATAGTCACAAAACTCACATAAAGTGTTACTAAAGTACAGATATAGCCTGTGTACAGATCTTTCAAAAAGTATCCCTAATTTGGCTTTTCACATGAGAGGGAGTGATGGGGCACGAGTTAAGGCCTGAGATGCTGTGATAGCATCCCCACAAAGACAACTTTCTATTAGAAATAAATCATTATACATCTATGTTTCCCAAATTCCTGAGAGACCAAAGGATTGACATGTGCTTTAAAACAGTGAGTCCATTAGTGATCCCGGGACTGTGCATGATCTACAGGTCTGTTTCTCTTGCGTCCAGGCAAAATGTATAAAGAGAGCGCTTAATGTCCATTCTGCTGTTGGCTTTAACGCTAGTCTTCTCCATGGGCGTGTTCGTATCCTCCTTGTGTTCTCCATCTCTTGAGTTCCTCAGCACCTGAAGCTCATCGCATTGGTTCGCGGGGTTGGGCTCGTCTCTGAGGGACGCCTGGTCTTGGTCGGTTTCCCGGTGATAGAAATAGTTAAAGTTGGACACGATGACGGGCACCGGTAGGGCAATGGTCAACACCCCTGCGATCGCGCAGAGAGAGCCCACGATCTTGCCCCCCACCGTCACCGGCCTCATGTCGCCGTAGCCTACGGTTGTCATGGTGACCACCGCCCACCAGAAGGCGTCTGGGATGCTGGAGAAGTGCGACTCGGGTTCGTCAGCCTCCGCGAAGTAGACGGCACTGGAAAACAAGATGACGCCGATGAAAAGAAAGAAGATCAACAGGCCGAGCTCGCGCATGCTGGCTTTGAGAGTCTGACCCAAGATCTGGAGCCCCTTGGAGTGTCTGGAGAGCTTGAAGATGCGGAACACACGCACCAAACGGATGACCCTCAGGATGGCCAGCGACATGGCTTGCTGCCCGTTGTTGTGCTCCTGTCCCTGCTGCTCCGCCAGCTCCGTGCCCAGAGTGATGAAGTAAGGCATGATGGACATGATGTCGATGATGTTCATGATAGTTTTGGAAAACTCGGACTTGCTGGGACAGGCGAAGAACCGCACGAAAAGCTCAAAGGTGAACCAGATGACGCAAGTGGTCTCGATAATGAAGAATGGGTCGCTGAAAGTGAGCGACGAGCGATCTTGAGTGCCATTGATCGCGCGACTCGTCACCGGCAGCTCGCGCTCGTCACGAAACTCGGGCAAAGTTTCCAGACAGAAGGTGACGATTGAGATAGTGATGACGAGTACGGAGACGATGGCGATGCCCCGAGCGGGACTGGAGCTTTCGGGATACTCAAAAATGAGCCATACTTGCTTCTGAAACTCGTTCTGGGGCAAAGGTTTCTCTTCTTCTTTGATAAAACCCTCGTCCTCGCGGAAACGGTCCATCGCTTCTTCGCCGAGCTGGTAAAATCGGATTTCGTCTGCGAACACGTCGATCGACACGTTGACGGGTCGCCGGATTTTCCCGCCGGACTGATAAAAATAGAGAATTCCGTCAAAACTGGGTCGGTTTCGATCGAAGAAATACTCGTTCCTGAGGGGGTCGAAATACTTGATTCTCTTGTCGGGATCTCCGAGTAAAGTGTCGGGGAACTGGTTGAGGGTGCCCAACTGGGTCTCGAACCTCAGTCCGGCGATATTGATGAGAACTCGCTCGTTGCTTTCATGGTCAAGATCCAAGTCCCGAATATCCTCGTCAAACAGATGCGGACTGTAATAATCCAGAGTATTCTCACTGGAGGTGTTCATGTCGTTCATCTTCCACGAGCTCTGTTCTGCACTTCTCTTGTACAGTTCTTTGTTGTGGACCAACAGTGGATGATCCAAGGAATTTTGGTTTCGGTAGGTTTCTCCATCACTGCCTCCATCACCCATTTTCTCAAAACTCACCAAAGCTATCTCCATTTCCAAGCATTTTAAAGACCTGTAGATGTCTCAGAGCACTCGATATATCCCACTCTCTCTGCCGTTAGGTGCATGTGTATTATAATCCAAAACTCCTCCCAACACTCTGATAAatacatacgtgtgtgtgtgcgcgcgtgagagagagagagagtgtgtgtgtgtgtgtgtgtgagtgagtgagagagagagagagagagggagtgtgtgtgtgtgtgtgtgagagagagagagagagagagagggtgtgtgtggtgagtgtgtatttatcactttgtggggaccaaatctCCCCATAAGGagagtaaaacccgaaatgtttgatgTTGTGAGGACAATGTGTCTGTTCCCATGAggaaacagtgtgtgtgtttcgCGTACTTTGATCGTAAGtatcagcgtcgcgtatgtagccagccaaaactcaaatggaatactaattcccttagtatttccatttccgatgccttacacagaaacctgtcaatcagggtcaagggtgggattatgctatggggcgtgtttgtcttgggaagtgatgtcactcacagtcgacggtcaagaggtgatgccctgaacagacgccggtttatcaaatcaaatcaaatcactttattgtcacactaccatgtacacaagtgcaacagtaggtgaaattcttgtgtgcaggtccgagcaacatacctgtcatgacagtgacgagacatataccaattacaataaacaacatacttacacaaaacaatttacatatcaaatgtacacatacttacacaaaacaatttacaaatcaaatgtacaaatacttacgcaacacaataataatatacaatgtacagtaaacaatacacaaaatatacaatacaataagtaggagtatatgaaatatatatatatatgaagtagtatattgaggagaatatgttgacagtccagtgtgagattatagatgaataaagtgcagtgctaattactgatcctgatagactgtgagtatTCTgatattccatttgagtattagaaaatcagttattttgaattcttataataaaggtggcttaaatttcattgattttgattctcttaacaataccttgaaAATTAaatggcttaaacgtttccttcacaatcagtcttctatttggagtatgatcccaagatatattttttctcaattaggaggtatacattttcttttaatgtgcaattattcaattagtaaacttcctgtcaaactttccaattatcatcagcagatgcttatggcttggaaacttatttacaagcataatttctcgccacacaattttttttttaatttggaacaactgtaatattcttcataagaggaaatctttatttcttgaaaactggttcaataatggggtgatatagtaaaccagctatttgatagtgaaggtaatttatttaattattccgattttgtttcaggataccaattcccagtatctagtaaagaatttaatatagttttcaaggccatctctttggaaatctgtatgctgtttagaaacaataatagtgctacagtgacttctgtttctcccctagccctgaatctactgtggttggttctatttgtttttcaatacataaatccaattataaaattaggtcattgtttttggaccctgttacttcaattccttcctccatttcttattggaataaccttttgatgatattaaatggtcatatgtttggtcacttcctcagaaattctttctaactaataaagttaaagaaatatcctataaaattattcatagattttatccagttaatactttttaaagaaatttagaaatgatattgatacttcctgctcttttgtgaagcctcctctgaaactgttgatcatttgttttgggaatgtctttttactctgtctttctggaacaatattgatgctctgattgtccaaaaggttttatgtaacttttctttatcatatagacacattctttttggattttatgttaaagacaagaatctaattaatgcatgtttttgtataaaccttcttttatatattggaaagtttcatgtccataaatgtaaatatatgaaaagtaaaccccactttagctttttcaaagaagaattgaagatgtatttaaatacaatttcaacttctgttaacaagaaagcaatgaaaacatccagaattagtgccatgtttaatattctctcttaatgtttttttcttttgtgccctcttcttctttttttttctttcttctcttactctcttttctttttagactattgttgaatatatttaaatttctttcacatttcctctcttaatgtattctgaaccataatttctcttttgttttgaaagattgtttatatttcttgtatgtatcgtcttgttctgtttgttaatattgcaataaaaaaaaaaataaaaataaaaattgtattccatttgagttttggctggctacatacgcgacgctgagaaagtgaaaaagcagacgtggtaattgaaattgctatttaaatatgacagggccaaaactcgtaagatatgggaaacacagttgcaaacggactttgcttttccatttgaaatctggcagttccccttctgtcgctctcttacgttgtgtcagagaacaacactaggggtctctcttgagcgccgatattcacctctgtactatgaaaaaaggccaatgagagttggcagccagtatttgcatgtccctacccgacatacgggtatttaagcgcgcaaatacgggagttcattcagaaaatttcttcgagccgatggtcgtgtttgcagtttgctgcgtgactacacaccgaagttcctgctatcctctgctgcatgctgttggattctacggcgacaacagctgctttctcctggttgcacggttgtgcacttcctgcccctgagcgcatcgacagttgcagatagaaagatctctcacgcagtctttcattcataaaagagtgattttatttaaaagagtaatttcctctaaaagagcaaaacacagcggcgtgaacgcccttttaaggacgccgtcttttaaagatgcccttccgcctctgtgttgttcctggatgcgtagaGTACTCTCGCctcgacggccacaggcgttgtctcgcgtgtctgggcagtgatcacaccgaggctgcgcttgtggatggttcatgctctcactgcgcagaacatgaccatgacaacgctaGGTCGCTgcttgcttacaatcgtaagcaagccactccagccgcctcgtcgctccttcttcccacgggattgaggacgatgcggctggcgatggaggcgatttggggatggcagcggtgcagctcgccggtacgcctcggaccaccagcgcccggcacgctcgttgactcccgtctcgccgaggtggcggcgactcgcctcacagccagtctgcctaccctcaggcgatggaagcagatgagttcgccgcgacatcggagggcgtggctctgacgctgagggctcctctgggctgccgccgggcttgcacgcccagcaggaggccgacgccagagatgtccgatatgctttccgggcagccaatagcgtgggcctggattggaaccctccatcctccccgcagccatcacggctagatgattggttttgGCGTGGGCcgccacagcctcgcccccagtacctttcttcccggaggtgcatgatgagctgacgccttcgcggagagcacccctctccactcgccgtgccacctgctcatccgcctcgccaccctcgacggcgagcacgccatgggtacacggagatccccaggtggatagagctgttgcgatccatctatgccccgaagcactaccacctggcgggccgccctgtactcccttcccggtcctgtagagcaacatcctcgccaccgccgaaggcctacagcgctaccgacgCCGCCGCTCgcctctgcatgccatggctctcctgcaggtccaccaagccaaggcactccgcaacatgcacggggtggccctgatcccgacacgctgcaggaactggcgccagcgaccgacctcgccctgagagctgacgaaggtcacagcgggcactcgggcaggcgatggccactctggtggtccaggaacgccagcagtggctggacttggtcgagatgcgtgaagccgacaagactcgcttcctcaacgcccctgtctcccagttcggcctcttcggcgacaccgtggaggactttgcccagcagttctccctggtgaagaagcagacggaggccatttctcacatcatgccgccgcaagcctgccgccacgcccaggccccatctgctcgccgagggcgccctcctgcgccagaagatcttctgctccgccccaacctgggcccagctctcagccccagcgtcgaagcaaaccgcaggaagcgtacgcccctgcctcacggactccgccgaggacccggaaggctcccaaacgcccctgagacagcggacccagaggacgagaagttagctccggagatggtgagaccgctccgcctcccggtggagggccggaggagaatcctgtgttttttcatttgccgcactcctgacggggctgcggtacccaaattctcaataaaagagctatttcctttacctctgggtcacatggcccgcaaatgccgctcTCACAgcacttttgtttcaggcctcaacagtcccggcgcccaggatgcggtgctcccgccctcagctccacgactgttccccggccggccggttcagacgagcccagaggacgccgacatcagacctcctcctctgtcacgaacccgcccctgccgggcgctggaacaaggtaagtgctttgagcttattctcagcaccagagcctcggacgccacagagcctcccgacgctgcgttacctgttccgcgacCGCTCAAGgcccgccggtacgcccaaaatacttgtccccttggtgcccctagcacagagcgcagaggcatggcttctctgcccagctcgtcacgctggctgcaccggaccattcgactcggttacgcaattcagtttgccaggtctccgcccccttcctgggcgttcgttcctccgcagtgcacggcgaacatgccctctccctgcgcgaggaaatcgcctcccttctaatcaaggacgcgatagagcctgtccctccaaccgaaacgaagaagggtttctacagcccttactcgttgtacccaagaaaggcggtggcatacgaccgatcttggacctgcgaagttttcaattggaccctgtccaaactcccgctcaaaatgctcacccagaaacaaattctatctggcgctcggcatctagattggttcgcagcggtagacctgaaggacgctgtACTTTCACgcctcaattcgccctcgacaccgactctttctacggttcgcgattcgacggccaggcgtatcagtacaaggtcctccccttcggcctgtctctgtccctcgccttcacgaaggtcgcagaggcggctcttgccccgccacgaggagcgggcatacgcatactcaattacctcgacgattggcttatTCTGGCCCCTCGCGAGGAATTACTATgcgacacagagaccaggtgctcgagcacctccgcgctggggcttcaggtcaactgggagaagagcaagctcaccccagtccagagcatctcttttctcggtttggagttagactcagtctcaatgacagcacgcctctccaacgaacgtgctcagtcagtgctggaatgcctcgcttccttcaagccaggcaccgtggtcccgttgaagcgtttccaacagctcctggggcatatggcatcctcacgcggtcgcgccactagggttgatgcatatgagaccacttcagcattggctccagactcgagtcccgagacgagcatggcgccacggcatgcacggcgtggaaattaccactgcctgcctccaaaccttcaaaccctggatagacctctgctttcttcgggcaggggtacccttgcagcaggtgtcccgtcgcgttctggttacaaccgacgcctcaaattgggttgggcgccgtgtaACGGGCGCcagagccgcaggccggtggaaccaaggctcGCTGCGctggtacatcaactgcctagagctgctggccgctcgccttgccctgaagaaatttcttccgatgattcgtggcaaacatgtcctggtcaggacagacagcaccacggtggtggcttacataaaccgccaaggcggagcacgctccccacatgtcacagctcgcctgtcgcctcctcctttggagtcagcagcgactggagtcgctgcgccactcacatccccgcaaactcaatgtgatagcggacgcgctgtcaagacaaaccttgcctggcggagagtggaggctccaccccaatcggtccagctgatttgggacaggttcggcaaggcccaggtagacctgtttgcctcccaggaaacctcccactgtccgctctggtatgccctcacagaggctcccctggggacagatgctctggcacacagctggcccgtggggctgcgcaagcacgcttttccccagtgagccttcttgcacaggtgctatgcaaggtcagggaggacaaggagcaagtcactctggtggccccctactggcccaaccgacgtggttttcggatctcacgcccttatgacagcccctccctggctgaattccctgaggaaggaccttctttctcagggacgggcacgctctggcacccgcgcccagacctctggaaactccacgcctggtccctggacggacgctgaGGGTCTAGCCGCCTACCTTTAGCcgccatagacactattaaccaagccagagccccttcgaccaggcatctttacgctctgaagtggcgcctgttcgctgaactggtgttcttcccgagccgaagacccgcagaagtgtgcagttaggtcagtgctcgtgtttcttcaggagaggctggagaggaggctgtcccctccaccctcaaggtgtatgttgctgctatcgcgcccaccatgacacggtagatggcaagtctcttggcaagcacgacttaattgtcaggttcctaaaaggtgcccggaggatgattcctcccggcctaacctatttccctcctgggatctctcggtcgccctgatgggactcggagacccccttcgagccgcttgactcagttggactcagggccctctctctcaagacggccctgctgatcgcgccgcctccattaagagggtcgggacctgcatgcgttctctgttagcgacgcctgcctggagttcggtccggcagacactttcgcgatcctaagaccgcgaccgggctacgtgcccaaggttcctaccacacccttcagggatcaagtggtgaacctgcaagc
This sequence is a window from Xyrauchen texanus isolate HMW12.3.18 chromosome 45, RBS_HiC_50CHRs, whole genome shotgun sequence. Protein-coding genes within it:
- the LOC127637172 gene encoding potassium voltage-gated channel subfamily A member 1-like, translated to MEIALVSFEKMGDGGSDGETYRNQNSLDHPLLVHNKELYKRSAEQSSWKMNDMNTSSENTLDYYSPHLFDEDIRDLDLDHESNERVLINIAGLRFETQLGTLNQFPDTLLGDPDKRIKYFDPLRNEYFFDRNRPSFDGILYFYQSGGKIRRPVNVSIDVFADEIRFYQLGEEAMDRFREDEGFIKEEEKPLPQNEFQKQVWLIFEYPESSSPARGIAIVSVLVITISIVTFCLETLPEFRDERELPVTSRAINGTQDRSSLTFSDPFFIIETTCVIWFTFELFVRFFACPSKSEFSKTIMNIIDIMSIMPYFITLGTELAEQQGQEHNNGQQAMSLAILRVIRLVRVFRIFKLSRHSKGLQILGQTLKASMRELGLLIFFLFIGVILFSSAVYFAEADEPESHFSSIPDAFWWAVVTMTTVGYGDMRPVTVGGKIVGSLCAIAGVLTIALPVPVIVSNFNYFYHRETDQDQASLRDEPNPANQCDELQVLRNSRDGEHKEDTNTPMEKTSVKANSRMDIKRSLYTFCLDARETDL